The segment CGTCGGTCCTCGTAACGGATTGATTCCCATGAAGTTAATATGATCCGTTAACACCATGAAATCGCCCGCCTTGAACTTCCGGTTTACCCCGCCTGCAGCATTGGTCAGCAACAAATCGCGAATCCCAAATTCCGCCAGAACTCTCGTCGCATAAGTCACTTGCTCCATCTCGTGACCCTCGTAGTAATGCGCCCGACCACTCAAAACCAGCACCGGCGTCTTCCCCAGATACCCCAAAATCAACTTCCCTGCATGTCCACTGACTCCCACCGGTGGAAATCCCTTCAACTTTTCGTAGCTGATTTCCAGTTCGATTCGCATCTCTGCGATTGCCTGTTGGAAACCGCTGCCCAAAACGATGGCAAGCGTTGGCCTAAGTTGGGACAGCCTGCCTAATTGCTGCGCCGTGATTAGTGGATTTAATTGAGCATTCATCCTGATTCGAATCCTGCGATTCTATCCATCCACTTTGCACATTTCCAATCCTCATTTCATCGACTTGATTTATTTTATTTCTGCACTACGCTCGCACCTCTTAGAGAAATAGATATATGGAATTAGACAATGACCAAATACGGCGTTACTCCCGCCACCTGATCCTGCCCGAAGTCGGCCTGGCCGGACAAAAGAAAATCTGCTCCACCAGCGTCCTTTGCATCGGCGCTGGCGGCCTCGGTTCCCCCATCGCCATGTATCTCGCCGCCGCCGGCATCGGCAAAATTGGCATCGTCGACTTCGACACCGTCGATTTCTCCAATCTCCAACGCCAGATCATACACGCCACTGCCGACGTCGGACGTCCCAAGGCCGACTCCGCCAAGGAAACCATTCTCGGCATCAACCCGACCTGCGAAGTCGTCATCCATAACACCCGGCTCTCCAGCGAAAACGCCCTCGACATCATCCGCCAATACGACATCGTCGTCGACGGCACCGACAATTTCCCGACTCGTTATCTCACCAACGACGCCTGCGTTCTCCTCAAGAAACCCAACGTCTACGGTTCCATTTTCCGATTCGATGGCCAGGCCAGCGTCTTCGCACCGCACCTCGGCGGACCTTGTTACCGCTGCCTCTATCCCGAACCCCCGCCACCCGGCATGGTTCCCAGCTGCGCTGAAGGCGGCGTCCTCGGCGTCCTCCCCGGCATCGTCGGCTGCATCCAGGCCACCGAAATTTTGAAGCTCGCCATCGGCAAAGGCACCTCCCTCACCGGACGCCTCATGCTCTTCAACGCCCTCGACATGAAGTTCCGCGAGCTCAAGCTCCGTCGCGATCCCAAGTGCCCCATCTGCGGCGACCATCCGACCATCAAGGAACTCATCGATTACGAAGTGTTCTGCGGCATCCCGACCGAACCCGAAGTCACCTCCGCGAACCCCGATGAAGTCACCGTCCAGGACATGAAACGCGCCCTCGACGACCCCAAGCTTAACATCAAGGTCATCGACGTCCGCGACCCCGACGAATACGAAATCTGCCACGTCGATAGCGTCCCCCAGATTCCACTCGGCGAACTCCCGAACCGCTTCACCGAACTCGATCCCAACCAGCAGTTGTACATCCACTGCAAGAGCGGTGTCCGTTCCATGAAAGCCCTGAAGTTCCTCCGCGAACAAGGCTACAAATACGTCAAGAGCGTTAAAGGCGGCATCAACGCCTGGTCTGACGAAATCGACCACTCCGTCGCCAAGTATTAAAGCCAAATTTAGTTCACGCTCCTTAAACATATTTTTGTCAGTCACCCGAGACGCCCTCAGCGGCGTCTCTTTTTTTCAAGGTAGGGCACGTCACTCCGTGCGCGCCGCACTAACAATTCCCCCGATCTCACAACTCCAATTGCCACGACCGCGCACGCGACCCGCAGCGCAATCCCATTAGTATTTCTGAAAATCAAAATTTGAAAGATATCATCGCCCGGGTTAAATTCCGGGCCTGACTGGTTGGGTCAAGACGTTTTGGAAGGAATGCATGGAGCCAAAGCGGAAATCTCAACACAGCTTTAGCCAAAGAGGAATATGCACAACGGAAGGGAAGTAACGTCTCAATATCTCAGAAAGACTAATCAAAATTAAACCATCGGAAGGATATGAAAGTGAAACTCGCCTCAAAAAAGCCCACGCTGTTTTTGCTGCTGACGTTCTCAATTTTCTTTTCAGAATTTTTCTCCGCGCACGCCGCTCCCGGCATTCTCGATACTACCTTCAATAAAACCGGCAAGGTCCGCACCGGTTTCGGCGGTGGAAACGCCCAGGGCTATGCCATGGCAGTCCAACCGGATGGCAAGCTGATCCTCGGCGGCGTGGCCAACAAGGATTACCCAGGCGTGGGCGGCGCATTTGTCCTCGCTCGTTTTGACACAAACAACGTGCTCGATTCCTCATTCGGCAGCAGCGGATCGGTCATCACTCCTGTGGGTGTGCCGACAAATACCTATTATAGTGCGGCCGCGACCGCGATCAAGGTGCAGGCGAATGGTAAAATCGTCGCCGGAGGCTTTGCCAACATCGGCACAACCTATCCTGACTTTACCATTATACGCTACAACTCCGACGGTTCGCTGGATACCACCTTCGGGACCAACGGCACCGGCATTGTTTCCAAAGATCTGGGCCAAGCTGCAAAAATCACCTCCATGGGAATCCAGCAGGATGGCAAGATCGTGGTCGGCGGATACCTGCTGCCGTCCCTGGGATCCTCCGGTGGTGTGGGTGCGGTGGTCGCCCGCTATCAAACCAATGGAGTTCTTGATACTTCCTTTGGCAACAACGGCATCGCGCTGGTTGCCGCATCAGGCAAGAACGATGCTGTGTATGGCCTGCTCCTCCTTGGCACCGGTAATATCCTCGGTGTTGGTTCCGCCACCAGAAGCGGTGACAATGGAATTGATTTCGCCGTCTATCGCTTTACCACCAATGGCGTGCTGGACACCGCTTTTGGCGGGACCGGCCGGGTGCTGACGAAGACTACTACTACCACTGTCTCATACATCGACGAAGCTCAGGCCGTCGGTTACCAACTGGGAAACTTCACAGTGCAAAATCCGGATAAATTGGTTGTAGTGGGATATCATTGGGATTTCTCGGGCAACAACCATGTTTACCAGACTATTGTCCGCTACCTTCTGGATGGCTCTTTGGACACCTCTTTCGGAAGTGGGGGCGTTACCACCAATATCATTGCCAGCGTCCCAGGTTTCGGAGACTACGGCGTCGGCGTGGTTGTCCAGGGAGATTTGTCTCAGCCCCGCAAAATCGTGGTGGCCGGTTATGCCAACGCCAGCAGTGGGGACTATTTTACCCTTGCCCGTTACACCGCCGCTGGCGCGTTTGATACCACTTTCAATGGCACCGGAAAACTCGTCATCCCGACCGGTCCCGGGGCGTATGATGTCGCAGCCGCCTTCGGATTGCAGGCGGGTCAATACGTGGTGGCCGGCACCAGAGAGATCAATGGGCACAACAGCGTCATGATGGCGGCCCGCGTTACCTCCACAGGAATCCTTGATACCAACTTCGGCACCGGCGGCATCATCACCGCCGATGTCTCGGACATCGGTTCCCGGGCCAAGGCTCTGGCAGTCCAGGCAGATGGCAAAATCATCGCTGCTGGTTCTGGAAACAACGGGGTGCAAAACTTCATGGCGCTCGCTCGTTATCAGACCAATGGCCTGCTCGATCCCTCTTTCGGTGCTGGCGGCCGGGTCATCGCGCTGGGCTCAAACGATGTCGCTTCGGCCGTGACCATCCAACCCGACGGCAAAATTGTCGCTGGCGGATCAACCAGCTCGCAGTCATTCGCATTGGCTCGTTTCCAGACCAACGGCCTTCCCGACCCTTCCTTTGGCACTGGCGGCAGAATAGTTACCTCCTTCAGCGGAACTTCCGAGGTGCTCTCGCTGCTGAGCCAGCCCGATGGAAAAATTATTGCCGCAGGCGATGCAAGCGATACCAGCGGCTATGCCACTTTCGCCCTGGCCCGATACAATACCAATGGCACATTGGATGCCACCTTTGGCAGCGGCGGCAAGGTGACAACGGGTTTCACCTCGCCGAGCATCAACGAGGCATACGCCATGCGACTGCAACCTGATGGAAAGTATCTGCTCGGTGGATTTACGGAATTCGTCGTGGGTTCCGGTGTTGAGGAAGATTTTGCGATGGCGCGTTACAACACCAATGGCGCGCTCGATTTCTCCTTCGGCTCCCTGGGCCGTGTCTCGGCCACTGTTGCCGCTGGAACACTGGACATCGGCTACTCCATGGCCCTCCAGCCTGATGGAAAAATCCTGATGGCTGGTGGCGCTGCCCTGGGAGGCAACAGCTACGTCGCCATCGCCCGCTTCAACACCAACGGCACCGTCGACAATTCCTTCGGCAGCGGCGGTTCCGTGATCAACCAGGTGGGTGCTGCGGCTGACTACGCCACCGCGCTCACACTCCAACCCGACGGCAAAATCGTCATCGCCGGTTCCAGTCAAAACGTGAACTTCAAATTCTTCGCGCAACGTTACAACTCCGATGGTTCAATCGATGGTTCCTTCGGCACGGGAGGCACAACTTTGATCGATTTTGGCACCGGCACAAACGAATATGCCTACGCGCTGACGCTCGACGCATCCGG is part of the Pedosphaera parvula Ellin514 genome and harbors:
- the moeB gene encoding molybdopterin-synthase adenylyltransferase MoeB produces the protein MELDNDQIRRYSRHLILPEVGLAGQKKICSTSVLCIGAGGLGSPIAMYLAAAGIGKIGIVDFDTVDFSNLQRQIIHATADVGRPKADSAKETILGINPTCEVVIHNTRLSSENALDIIRQYDIVVDGTDNFPTRYLTNDACVLLKKPNVYGSIFRFDGQASVFAPHLGGPCYRCLYPEPPPPGMVPSCAEGGVLGVLPGIVGCIQATEILKLAIGKGTSLTGRLMLFNALDMKFRELKLRRDPKCPICGDHPTIKELIDYEVFCGIPTEPEVTSANPDEVTVQDMKRALDDPKLNIKVIDVRDPDEYEICHVDSVPQIPLGELPNRFTELDPNQQLYIHCKSGVRSMKALKFLREQGYKYVKSVKGGINAWSDEIDHSVAKY
- a CDS encoding purine-nucleoside phosphorylase, with the protein product MNAQLNPLITAQQLGRLSQLRPTLAIVLGSGFQQAIAEMRIELEISYEKLKGFPPVGVSGHAGKLILGYLGKTPVLVLSGRAHYYEGHEMEQVTYATRVLAEFGIRDLLLTNAAGGVNRKFKAGDFMVLTDHINFMGINPLRGPTIAKLPRFVDMTCTYDQQLSQLLHKAGKLCGLKLQKGVYLAVSGPSYETPAEIRAFATLGADAVGMSTVPEAIVARQCGINVAGVSCITNLAAGCGGDTLSHAEVLETAERVKNMAARLLNSFAKLYAKG